In one window of Tenacibaculum mesophilum DNA:
- a CDS encoding diphosphomevalonate/mevalonate 3,5-bisphosphate decarboxylase family protein — protein sequence MNTSDFLFLSQDKKVDNLTVTWQTPSNIALVKYWGKSEPQIPKNASISFTLNNCHTTTKIEFTKTLPKNQVEFELYFEGKKKDDFKPKIAKFFERIQKYCTYILEYNMVISSENSFPHSSGIASSASGMSAIAMCLMNLEKELNPNLTDEYINKKASFLARLGSGSASRSIEGPLVVWGNHPEIKGSSDLFGTKFPYKIHPIFEDYQDTILLVDKGEKQVSSTVGHNLMHNHPYAENRFNQANENLEKLSKILQNGDIKAFIDLVESEALTLHAMMLTSSPYFILMKPNTLEIINKIWEYRQENDSNVCFTLDAGANVHVLYPNSEKTEIEVFIKNNLAAYCQKNHYICDSVGFGARPILT from the coding sequence TTGAATACATCAGATTTCTTATTTCTTTCTCAAGATAAAAAAGTAGATAACTTAACCGTTACATGGCAGACACCTAGTAATATTGCTTTGGTAAAATACTGGGGAAAAAGCGAACCTCAAATTCCTAAAAATGCCTCAATAAGCTTTACATTGAATAATTGCCATACAACTACAAAAATTGAATTCACAAAGACATTACCAAAAAACCAAGTAGAATTTGAATTGTACTTTGAAGGAAAAAAGAAAGATGATTTTAAACCTAAAATAGCCAAATTCTTTGAAAGAATACAAAAATACTGTACCTATATTTTAGAGTATAACATGGTTATTTCTTCTGAAAATTCATTTCCACACAGTAGTGGTATTGCTTCTTCTGCAAGTGGAATGAGTGCTATTGCTATGTGTTTAATGAATTTGGAAAAAGAATTAAATCCAAATTTAACTGATGAATATATTAATAAAAAGGCTTCTTTTTTAGCTCGTTTAGGATCAGGAAGTGCTAGTAGAAGTATTGAAGGGCCATTAGTCGTTTGGGGAAATCATCCTGAGATTAAAGGAAGTTCAGATTTATTCGGCACAAAATTCCCTTATAAAATTCATCCTATTTTTGAAGACTACCAGGATACTATTTTATTAGTTGATAAAGGTGAAAAGCAAGTTTCAAGTACAGTTGGTCACAATTTAATGCATAATCATCCGTATGCTGAAAATCGTTTTAATCAGGCCAATGAAAACTTAGAAAAACTTTCAAAAATCCTTCAAAATGGAGATATTAAAGCATTTATTGACCTTGTTGAAAGCGAAGCTTTAACATTACATGCAATGATGTTAACAAGTAGTCCATATTTCATTTTAATGAAACCGAACACGTTAGAAATCATCAATAAAATATGGGAATACAGACAAGAAAATGATAGCAATGTTTGCTTTACCTTAGATGCAGGCGCGAATGTACATGTATTATACCCTAATTCGGAAAAGACTGAGATTGAAGTATTTATTAAGAATAATTTAGCTGCATACTGCCAAAAAAATCATTATATTTGTGATAGTGTGGGTTTTGGCGCGAGACCTATTTTAACCTAA
- a CDS encoding toxin-antitoxin system YwqK family antitoxin, whose translation MKTSTLIIALFIGFITNSVNAQDTIWFDKNWQETTKGEHEFYRPAPKRMNDGFWIVDYYKNGQVQMEGFSTVKTPNQEEFDGLVLYYHTNGKPFHRANYKNGKLHGIRKVYYESGELKEEGKYEEGEREGIWKTFYKNGKIETKGKYRDNEKVGVWKTFYKNVY comes from the coding sequence ATGAAAACTTCAACATTAATAATTGCCCTTTTTATTGGTTTTATAACCAATTCAGTCAATGCACAAGATACTATTTGGTTTGATAAAAACTGGCAAGAAACAACTAAAGGAGAGCATGAGTTTTATAGACCTGCTCCTAAAAGAATGAATGACGGCTTTTGGATTGTAGATTACTACAAAAATGGTCAAGTACAAATGGAGGGTTTTAGTACTGTGAAAACTCCTAACCAAGAAGAATTTGATGGTTTGGTACTATATTACCATACCAATGGCAAACCTTTTCATAGAGCCAATTACAAAAATGGAAAACTTCACGGAATTCGAAAGGTATACTATGAATCTGGTGAGTTAAAAGAGGAAGGAAAGTATGAAGAAGGTGAAAGAGAAGGTATATGGAAAACTTTTTATAAGAATGGTAAAATAGAAACAAAAGGTAAATACCGCGATAACGAAAAAGTGGGCGTTTGGAAAACTTTTTACAAAAACGTGTACTAG
- a CDS encoding mevalonate kinase family protein, whose translation MKGPLFYAKILLFGEYGIIKDSKGLAIPFSSYKGALKSAKNLTGEAEKSNQSLAKFYSYLTNLNSELVSFDLDSLKSDIDNGMYFDSSIPQGYGVGSSGALVASIYDKYANDKITILENLTRDKLLTLKQIFSLMESFFHGKSSGLDPLNSYLSLPILINSKEHIEPAGIPSQKEGKGAVFLLDSEQIGETEPMVNIFMNKMKNEGFRKMISEEFATHTDACIEDFLQGNVKSLFGNVKKLSKVVLANFKPMIPTAFHKVWEKGIQTNDYYLKLCGSGGGGYILGFTEDYEKAKNSLKDYKLELVYRF comes from the coding sequence ATGAAAGGACCCTTATTTTACGCAAAAATATTACTCTTTGGAGAGTATGGAATTATCAAAGACTCTAAAGGATTAGCAATACCTTTTAGTTCTTATAAAGGAGCGTTAAAATCTGCAAAAAACTTAACTGGAGAAGCTGAGAAGTCAAATCAAAGCTTAGCGAAGTTTTATAGTTATTTGACTAACTTAAATTCTGAATTAGTATCTTTTGATTTAGATTCTTTGAAAAGTGATATTGATAACGGAATGTATTTCGATTCTTCAATACCTCAAGGGTACGGAGTTGGAAGTTCTGGCGCTTTAGTAGCTTCTATTTACGATAAGTACGCTAATGATAAAATTACAATTTTAGAAAACCTAACGAGAGACAAGCTTTTAACTTTAAAACAAATTTTTTCATTGATGGAGTCTTTTTTCCATGGAAAAAGCTCTGGGTTAGATCCTTTAAACTCTTATTTAAGTTTACCTATCTTAATCAATTCAAAAGAACATATTGAACCAGCAGGAATCCCTTCTCAAAAAGAAGGAAAAGGAGCTGTTTTCTTATTAGATTCTGAGCAAATTGGGGAGACTGAACCAATGGTAAACATCTTTATGAACAAGATGAAAAACGAAGGTTTCAGAAAAATGATTAGCGAAGAGTTCGCAACACATACAGATGCTTGTATTGAAGACTTTTTACAAGGAAACGTAAAATCGTTATTTGGTAACGTGAAAAAACTATCAAAAGTAGTATTAGCTAACTTTAAACCTATGATTCCTACTGCTTTTCATAAAGTATGGGAAAAAGGTATACAAACCAACGATTACTATTTAAAGCTTTGTGGTTCTGGTGGTGGAGGTTACATCTTAGGATTTACTGAAGATTACGAAAAAGCAAAAAACAGTTTAAAAGATTATAAATTAGAATTAGTGTATCGCTTTTAA
- a CDS encoding geranylgeranylglycerol-phosphate geranylgeranyltransferase, translating into MSTFKNNTFFLKIFSLLSVIRGYNILVLIAAQYLAAIFIFSDAKSVKPVVFDWHLLYLVIATVCVVASGYIINNFYDKKADIINRPIKTGLDSYVKQETKLTLYFTLNFIGFFFGWLVSWRAAFFFSVYIFGIWFYSHKLKKHPLIGLITATVLTILPFFVIFVHYKNFSKVIFIHAIFLFLVIMIRELMKDLENIKGAIANNYNTFPVKYGERNTKKLIILLMVLTLVPIGVLFNYPAIEYMKYYFYLAAITLIFVGFYTWESTKNNQYRLAHNILKVLLLIGVFSLLFIDKSLIVDKVVEVLD; encoded by the coding sequence ATGAGTACATTTAAAAACAATACATTTTTCTTAAAAATATTTAGCCTTTTATCTGTCATAAGAGGTTATAACATTCTAGTATTAATAGCAGCCCAATATTTGGCTGCTATTTTTATTTTCTCTGATGCAAAATCAGTTAAACCTGTAGTTTTTGATTGGCATTTACTTTATTTAGTTATTGCTACCGTTTGTGTAGTTGCTTCCGGATATATCATCAATAATTTTTACGATAAAAAAGCTGATATTATTAACAGACCTATAAAAACAGGCTTAGATTCTTATGTAAAGCAAGAAACAAAACTAACGTTATATTTTACACTAAATTTTATTGGTTTTTTCTTCGGATGGTTAGTTTCATGGCGAGCAGCATTCTTTTTCTCTGTATATATATTTGGCATTTGGTTTTACTCTCATAAACTAAAAAAACATCCACTAATAGGATTAATAACAGCCACAGTATTAACCATACTTCCTTTTTTTGTAATTTTTGTACACTACAAAAATTTTTCAAAAGTAATTTTCATACACGCAATCTTTCTTTTTCTAGTCATCATGATTCGAGAACTTATGAAGGATTTAGAAAATATTAAAGGAGCGATTGCTAATAATTACAACACCTTCCCTGTAAAATATGGAGAACGAAATACTAAAAAGCTAATTATTTTATTAATGGTATTAACTTTAGTACCTATTGGAGTTTTATTTAACTACCCTGCTATAGAATACATGAAATATTATTTTTATTTAGCTGCCATTACCTTAATATTTGTTGGTTTTTACACATGGGAATCAACAAAAAACAATCAATATAGATTAGCTCACAACATTTTAAAGGTCTTGTTATTAATAGGAGTCTTTAGCTTGTTATTTATCGATAAATCTTTAATTGTAGATAAAGTAGTTGAGGTTTTAGATTAA
- a CDS encoding pseudouridine synthase — MNSKNSSRGRQAGRNSNPQGKNQFKKDFRKPKSNKPTQKKTEDTGIRLNKFISNSGICSRREADTYIEHGSVSVNGKLVTEMGYKVQPTDEVRFDGTLISMEQKRYVLLNKPKNYITTMEDDRGRKTVMELVGNATRERIYPVGRLDRNTTGLLLFTNDGELAKKLTHPKHNVRKLYHASLDKKLTIADLEKLRGDVIIEGRKVFIDAVSYVEGEKKTEVGIEIHSGRNRIVRKIFEHYGYHVKKLDRVIFAGLTKKNLPRGRWRELTQQEINTLQML, encoded by the coding sequence ATGAATTCAAAAAACTCGTCGAGAGGACGACAAGCTGGACGTAACAGCAATCCTCAAGGAAAAAATCAATTCAAAAAAGATTTCAGAAAACCAAAAAGCAATAAACCTACTCAGAAAAAAACTGAGGATACAGGAATTCGCTTGAACAAATTTATCTCTAATTCAGGAATTTGTTCTCGTAGAGAAGCAGATACGTATATTGAACACGGAAGTGTTTCTGTAAACGGGAAATTAGTTACGGAAATGGGTTACAAAGTGCAGCCTACTGATGAAGTTCGTTTTGATGGAACTTTAATTTCTATGGAACAGAAACGTTACGTTTTATTAAACAAACCTAAAAATTACATTACTACTATGGAAGATGACCGTGGTCGTAAAACTGTAATGGAATTAGTAGGAAACGCCACTAGAGAACGAATTTACCCTGTTGGAAGATTAGATAGAAATACTACTGGTTTATTATTATTTACTAACGACGGTGAATTAGCAAAAAAATTAACGCACCCTAAGCATAACGTTCGTAAATTATACCATGCTTCTTTAGATAAAAAATTAACCATTGCTGATTTAGAAAAATTACGTGGTGATGTAATTATTGAGGGAAGAAAAGTTTTTATTGATGCCGTTTCTTACGTAGAGGGTGAAAAGAAAACTGAGGTAGGTATTGAAATTCACTCTGGTAGAAACCGTATTGTTCGTAAAATTTTTGAACATTATGGATATCATGTAAAAAAATTAGATCGTGTTATTTTTGCTGGTTTAACTAAAAAGAATTTACCTCGTGGTAGATGGCGTGAATTGACACAACAAGAAATTAACACTTTACAAATGTTATAA
- a CDS encoding heavy-metal-associated domain-containing protein: protein MKNIFLLAVVLLLSTSTFAQKKNAKVSFEVDGVCMMCKQRIEKAALKTKGVKFAKWDVNTHELSLIIDERKTSTETVKKTIAGVGHDTKEFKATKEAYDNLHECCKYRDKEVQEDHKKPKK, encoded by the coding sequence ATGAAAAATATATTTTTATTAGCAGTTGTTTTATTATTAAGCACATCAACATTTGCTCAGAAGAAGAATGCAAAAGTATCTTTTGAAGTAGACGGTGTTTGTATGATGTGTAAGCAGCGTATAGAAAAAGCAGCGTTAAAAACTAAAGGAGTGAAATTTGCAAAATGGGATGTGAATACTCACGAGTTAAGTTTAATTATTGATGAACGCAAAACAAGTACAGAAACAGTTAAAAAAACTATTGCTGGTGTAGGTCATGACACAAAAGAGTTTAAAGCAACAAAAGAAGCTTATGATAATTTACATGAATGTTGTAAATATCGTGATAAAGAAGTGCAAGAAGATCATAAAAAACCAAAGAAGTAA
- a CDS encoding TonB-dependent receptor translates to MKKNFIISIFLLISLSLFAQKELKGVIKDNNNLEIFGANVYWLNTNTGTTTNETGTFSIPYKKEYKKLIISFVGYKTDTINVSSTKPINHYLTESNTLNEVAVSAKKSSTQRSYLQTQNLVTINSDELLKAACCNLSESFETNPSIDVNFSDALTGTKQIQMLGLTSPYLLITQENIPSIRGAAQAFGLTFTPGTWVESIQITKGAGSVVNGFESISGQINTELVKPSTNHKFYLNAYGALGGRLEFNTHFNQKVSEKWQTGLYVHGNYRGEKFDKNKDNFLDNPLAEQINVMNRWQYTDAEKGWVSFINFRYLDDSKQVGEVGFDPEVDKGSNTVWGSEIKTKRFDTSVKVGYVFPDMPFQNMGFQAAYSNHKQDSYFGLRDYNIQHHSFYSSFVFSSIIGDTRNKFKTGASLTYDNYEEFVSELLSPNFNRKENSVGAFFEYAYDNADNLSVTAGVRLDHHNLLGTFVTPRLHMRYVPWERGVLRASVGRGKRSANIFAENQQFFASSRAITIESSGGNIYGLDPEEAWNYGVSFLQGYKLFGRKGDVTFDFYQTNFSNQVVVDWENPQEISFYNLEGKSNANSFQIEMNQNIIPYFNTRFSYKFYDVSTDYKSGNLAKALQAKHRFFANVSYETKTEKSDASWKFDVTYNWIGEQRLPNTNNQLPTYSDSYNLLNTQITKVFSKKFEMYAGAENITNYKQKNPILGSDNPFGANFDTTIVYAPVFGSNFYAGLRFKID, encoded by the coding sequence ATGAAAAAAAACTTCATAATCAGTATTTTTTTACTGATTTCTCTATCACTTTTTGCTCAAAAAGAGTTAAAAGGAGTAATAAAAGATAATAATAATTTAGAAATATTTGGGGCGAATGTATATTGGTTAAACACAAATACAGGAACGACCACCAATGAAACAGGAACTTTTAGTATTCCGTATAAAAAGGAGTATAAAAAATTAATAATAAGTTTTGTTGGTTATAAGACAGATACAATAAATGTTAGCAGTACAAAACCAATCAATCACTATTTAACAGAAAGTAATACGTTAAATGAGGTTGCAGTTTCTGCAAAAAAAAGTTCAACACAAAGGTCGTATTTACAAACACAAAACTTGGTAACTATTAATAGTGATGAGTTGTTAAAAGCCGCTTGTTGTAATCTGTCAGAAAGTTTTGAAACCAATCCGTCAATAGATGTTAATTTTTCTGATGCGTTAACAGGTACAAAACAAATTCAAATGTTAGGATTAACAAGTCCATATTTGTTAATTACCCAAGAAAATATTCCCTCAATTAGAGGAGCTGCACAAGCATTCGGATTAACATTTACACCTGGGACTTGGGTTGAAAGTATTCAAATAACAAAAGGAGCAGGAAGTGTTGTAAATGGTTTCGAAAGTATTTCGGGACAAATAAATACGGAGCTAGTAAAACCATCTACTAATCATAAGTTTTACCTTAATGCTTATGGAGCTTTGGGAGGAAGGTTAGAGTTCAATACCCATTTCAATCAAAAAGTGAGCGAAAAGTGGCAAACAGGGTTGTATGTACATGGAAACTATAGAGGAGAAAAATTTGATAAAAACAAGGATAACTTTTTAGACAACCCATTAGCAGAACAAATTAATGTGATGAATCGTTGGCAATATACCGATGCCGAAAAAGGTTGGGTAAGTTTTATCAATTTTAGGTATTTAGACGATTCAAAACAAGTAGGAGAAGTTGGTTTTGACCCAGAAGTAGATAAAGGATCAAATACTGTTTGGGGAAGCGAAATTAAAACTAAACGTTTTGATACTTCTGTAAAAGTAGGTTATGTGTTTCCTGATATGCCATTTCAAAATATGGGCTTTCAAGCAGCATATAGTAACCACAAACAAGATTCGTATTTTGGATTGAGAGATTACAACATTCAGCATCATAGCTTTTATAGCAGTTTTGTGTTTAGCTCTATTATTGGAGATACTCGTAATAAGTTTAAAACTGGTGCTAGCCTTACGTATGACAATTACGAAGAGTTTGTTAGTGAGCTGCTGTCCCCTAATTTTAATAGAAAAGAGAATTCTGTAGGAGCTTTTTTTGAATATGCTTATGACAATGCAGATAATCTTAGTGTTACAGCAGGCGTTCGATTAGACCATCATAACTTGTTAGGGACTTTTGTAACACCAAGATTGCACATGCGTTATGTTCCTTGGGAAAGAGGAGTATTAAGAGCTTCTGTAGGAAGAGGAAAACGAAGCGCGAATATTTTTGCAGAGAATCAACAATTTTTTGCTTCATCACGAGCAATTACTATTGAAAGTTCAGGTGGAAATATTTATGGCTTAGACCCAGAAGAGGCTTGGAATTACGGAGTATCGTTTTTACAAGGATATAAACTATTTGGTAGAAAAGGAGATGTAACATTCGATTTTTATCAAACAAATTTTTCAAATCAGGTAGTAGTCGATTGGGAAAATCCACAAGAAATTTCTTTTTATAATTTAGAAGGAAAGAGTAACGCAAATAGTTTCCAGATAGAAATGAATCAAAATATAATCCCTTATTTTAATACTCGATTCTCTTATAAGTTTTACGATGTTTCTACTGATTATAAATCAGGAAACTTAGCGAAAGCTTTACAAGCTAAACATCGTTTTTTTGCCAATGTATCTTACGAAACTAAAACAGAAAAAAGCGATGCCAGTTGGAAGTTTGATGTAACCTATAACTGGATAGGAGAGCAACGACTACCTAATACAAACAACCAGTTACCAACATATTCAGATAGCTATAACTTATTAAACACGCAAATAACAAAAGTGTTTTCAAAAAAGTTTGAAATGTATGCTGGGGCTGAAAATATTACAAATTACAAACAAAAAAATCCTATACTGGGAAGTGATAATCCATTTGGTGCAAATTTTGATACTACTATTGTATATGCACCAGTTTTTGGAAGTAACTTCTATGCAGGGTTACGATTTAAAATAGATTAA
- a CDS encoding HYC_CC_PP family protein has product MKKHFSKITAITLALTVLLSTFSFNVEKHFCGDFLVAVSYVGSVASCDDVEEDSCESKIKEPSCCKDDVELIKGQTQIQKSSVEKITFIKVATAVTSYVFNSLLFQDLEKQIIPHKQYVPPKLFFDIQVLHEVFII; this is encoded by the coding sequence ATGAAGAAACATTTTTCTAAAATAACAGCTATAACCTTAGCACTAACGGTGTTGCTATCTACATTCTCTTTTAATGTAGAAAAACATTTTTGTGGTGATTTTTTAGTAGCTGTTTCTTATGTAGGAAGTGTAGCTAGCTGTGATGATGTAGAAGAGGATAGCTGTGAGAGTAAAATAAAAGAGCCATCGTGTTGTAAAGACGATGTAGAGCTTATAAAAGGGCAAACTCAAATTCAGAAATCGTCTGTAGAAAAAATAACCTTTATAAAGGTTGCTACAGCGGTTACTTCATATGTTTTTAACAGTCTGTTATTTCAAGACTTAGAAAAACAAATTATTCCACATAAACAGTATGTACCACCTAAGTTATTTTTTGACATACAGGTGCTTCACGAAGTCTTTATCATATGA